A window of Dorea formicigenerans contains these coding sequences:
- a CDS encoding mandelate racemase/muconate lactonizing enzyme family protein, with translation MKITGIKVRQVEVPLIEPFRISLGVITHSRSAIVSVETDEGLVGYGEGAPAILISGESLSGTNDVIKAMERELIGVDPTDLEKVYWIMDRTAAHSGSAKNAIDMACYDLLGKKAGMPVYKLLGGHKNFIETDMTVGIDTPEVMAAKAKKHVADGFDTIKTKVGTSFDEDLARVKAIREAVGDDVKIRVDANQAWGAKEAVRLIERLNEYNLELVEQPVPYHDIAGLEYVTKHSIVPIMSDESCFNSKDALRLVERRAIDYLNIKLMKCGGIREALKINAICESAGIEVMLGCMAEESNLGITAAASLGAATKNITRADLDAIFTLTDMPFKGGVIVEDTKKLVLPEVPGFGFIGFENEQ, from the coding sequence ATGAAAATTACAGGAATCAAAGTTCGTCAAGTGGAAGTACCATTAATTGAGCCTTTCCGCATTTCTTTGGGAGTGATTACTCATTCTCGTAGTGCTATCGTATCTGTAGAGACAGATGAAGGTCTCGTTGGATATGGTGAAGGTGCTCCGGCTATCCTGATTTCAGGAGAGAGCTTATCCGGTACAAACGATGTCATTAAGGCAATGGAGAGAGAACTCATTGGTGTAGATCCTACTGATCTGGAAAAAGTATACTGGATCATGGATCGTACTGCAGCACATTCCGGAAGTGCAAAGAATGCTATTGATATGGCTTGCTATGATCTCCTTGGCAAGAAAGCAGGTATGCCAGTGTACAAACTGCTTGGTGGACACAAGAACTTCATCGAGACAGATATGACAGTCGGAATCGACACACCAGAAGTTATGGCAGCTAAAGCTAAGAAGCATGTGGCAGATGGTTTTGATACAATTAAAACTAAAGTAGGTACATCTTTTGATGAAGATCTTGCAAGAGTAAAAGCAATTCGTGAGGCTGTTGGTGATGATGTTAAGATTCGTGTAGATGCAAACCAGGCATGGGGTGCAAAAGAAGCTGTTCGTTTGATTGAGCGTCTGAACGAATATAATCTTGAGCTTGTAGAGCAGCCGGTTCCATATCATGATATTGCCGGCCTTGAGTATGTTACAAAACATTCTATCGTGCCAATTATGTCTGATGAGAGCTGCTTCAATTCAAAAGATGCACTTCGTCTTGTAGAGCGTCGTGCAATTGATTACCTTAACATCAAGCTGATGAAGTGCGGCGGTATCCGTGAGGCACTTAAGATCAATGCAATCTGCGAGTCAGCAGGTATTGAGGTTATGCTTGGATGTATGGCAGAAGAGAGTAATCTGGGTATTACTGCAGCAGCCAGCCTTGGTGCAGCAACAAAGAATATTACTCGTGCAGATCTGGATGCAATCTTTACATTGACAGATATGCCATTCAAGGGTGGTGTGATTGTAGAGGATACAAAGAAACTGGTACTCCCTGAAGTTCCAGGATTTGGATTTATTGGTTTTGAGAACGAACAGTAA
- a CDS encoding transglutaminase-like domain-containing protein, producing the protein MYQDLSFMKVPLPEDVLKLKIYGDYAGAQKMIRYFLEEKDIPQALRKRLEIEQEVIGVMGGNEYPFTYDEALEIMTSHLRDFKKEELDHLKEISAADWIYIDGEVHFQRRFYENLIKTRPDLAERVIVENPEDKKENNLKQKLLNGNIHYMKEHGGRTVRTRIRSTIKAKKEFEEAGRKVRVHLPIPKVYEQVSNVEIHASNPEITYIAPEDAPQRTVYFETELKADQEFMVDYSFDYHVNYVELDPAKVSEEQPDFCLEEQAPHIVFTPYLRELRDELAGDETNPIILARRFYDFVTTKVMYSFMREYFTIECIPEYCAINLKGDCGVQALLFITLCRMSGIPARWQSGLYATEYYTGCHDWAQFYVAPYGWVFADPSFGGSAWRAGEKERWNYYFGNLDIFRMPANSEIQKEFMPEKKWLRIDPIDNQRGEFEYEDHGLRFSQLEVSQELISMEDIEK; encoded by the coding sequence ATGTATCAGGATTTATCTTTTATGAAGGTTCCGCTTCCGGAGGACGTTCTGAAATTAAAAATTTATGGTGATTATGCCGGAGCCCAGAAAATGATTCGTTATTTCCTGGAAGAGAAGGACATTCCACAGGCGCTTAGAAAACGTCTGGAAATCGAACAGGAAGTCATTGGTGTTATGGGTGGAAATGAATATCCATTTACATATGATGAAGCATTGGAGATTATGACTAGTCATCTGCGTGATTTCAAAAAAGAAGAGTTAGATCATCTGAAAGAAATCAGTGCAGCAGATTGGATTTATATTGACGGAGAGGTACATTTTCAGCGTCGATTTTATGAAAATCTGATTAAGACTCGTCCAGACTTAGCTGAGCGTGTAATTGTAGAGAATCCAGAGGATAAAAAGGAAAATAATCTGAAGCAGAAGCTGCTGAACGGAAATATACATTACATGAAGGAGCATGGTGGAAGAACTGTACGCACTCGTATACGTTCAACGATAAAAGCTAAGAAAGAATTCGAAGAGGCAGGACGCAAGGTTCGTGTACATCTTCCGATTCCGAAGGTATACGAGCAGGTTTCTAATGTAGAGATCCATGCATCTAATCCAGAGATTACTTATATAGCACCTGAAGATGCACCGCAGAGAACAGTGTATTTTGAGACTGAACTGAAAGCAGATCAGGAATTTATGGTAGATTATTCATTTGACTACCATGTAAATTATGTAGAGTTAGATCCTGCCAAGGTATCTGAAGAACAGCCGGATTTCTGTCTGGAAGAGCAGGCACCACATATCGTATTCACTCCTTACTTAAGAGAGCTGAGAGACGAGCTGGCAGGTGATGAGACGAATCCAATTATTTTGGCGCGTCGATTCTATGATTTTGTGACAACAAAAGTTATGTATTCTTTCATGAGAGAGTATTTTACAATTGAGTGTATTCCAGAATACTGTGCAATTAACCTGAAAGGTGATTGTGGTGTACAGGCACTGTTATTCATTACACTTTGCCGCATGTCCGGAATTCCGGCACGTTGGCAGTCAGGTCTGTATGCAACAGAGTATTATACAGGATGTCATGATTGGGCACAGTTTTATGTAGCACCTTACGGATGGGTATTTGCAGATCCTTCCTTTGGTGGAAGTGCATGGCGCGCAGGAGAGAAAGAGCGTTGGAACTATTACTTTGGTAATCTGGATATTTTCCGTATGCCAGCCAACTCTGAAATCCAAAAAGAATTTATGCCGGAGAAAAAATGGCTTCGCATCGATCCGATTGATAATCAGAGAGGAGAATTTGAGTACGAGGATCATGGTCTTCGTTTCTCCCAGTTGGAGGTATCACAGGAACTGATTTCTATGGAAGATATTGAAAAATAA